One Lucilia cuprina isolate Lc7/37 chromosome 4, ASM2204524v1, whole genome shotgun sequence DNA segment encodes these proteins:
- the LOC111690590 gene encoding pickpocket protein 19: MVYNNTKEFQYFKPRNSYLQTFKTTTCRPLYNNTTAPPPTFQTAIAAQQQATKNNSWWNILKPYFKEYCNISSIHCFHYFTDSRLKYYEKAIWILIMIATSVCCTVVYFDLAELYYTQRMQTTVADSVHPIFVVPFPSVGICLRNRIDWTRLHNQAAKRFLPPNVDNDTLHTFYRFFESLNDVKFYYFSRFSTLFQPSANVNLSLIDGINVLEVLKYLTFPCSQVFSTTCLWRLKPYNCCELFTLERTELGFCYVFNSVISPKSKEKAKTNPFYPYHNSYSGEGTGLDMEVLLDGAKTKPRSRTINGIYVMIKHPEQWHSDVKFINYNTFTKLGLTSQLTELDNRVRQITPVERGCLFDDEDTHYLYKKIPGLVYWRGNCHSRCHQEYVLKYCKCNLNILFPDDKSDNFTSCKPSDFKCIYEHANIFSRETHIFENKYIDDVDNESMKCNCLKSCTQLLYHAFYSSFPLEGVDASDPIKVVHLDIHFQAAYLLKYRTAMRYTFVELLANFGGIIGLFLGASLLSAIELVYHFTLGLYIRHHKKFKPKLSKKPSNSHKRPVKPKMVKISTIEPSGFYKY; this comes from the exons ATGgtttacaacaatacaaaagaatttcaatattttaaaccaAGGAATTCTTATCTACAAACATTTAAGACCACAACTTGTAGACCATTATATAACAATACAACAGCACCTCCGCCAACATTCCAAACAGCTATAGCAGCACAACAACAAGCAACAAAGAACAATTCCTGGTGGAACATATTGAAGCCATATTTTAAGgaatattgtaatatttcttcaatacattgttttcattatttcaccgaCAGTAGATTAAAATACtatgaaaa AGCCATCTGGATTCTCATAATGATTGCCACTAGTGTTTGCTGTACCGTTGTCTATTTCGATTTGGCAGAGTTGTACTACACCCAACGTATGCAGACAACAGTGGCGGATTCTGTACATCCTATTTTTGTGGTACCCTTTCCTTCGGTAGGCATCTGTTTAAGAAATCGCATTGATTGGACGCGTTTACATAATCAAGCCGCAAAACGTTTTCTACCGCCAAATGTCGACAATGATACATTACATAcgttttacagattttttgaaagtttaaatgatgtcaagttttattatttttcgcgCTTTTCAACTTTATTTCAACCATCTGCAAATGTTAATCTATCGCTTATTGATGGCATAAATGTTTTAGAGGTTTTGAAATACTTGACGTTTCCTTGCTCCCAAGTATTTAGCACCACTTGTTTGTGGCGTCTCAAACCTTACAATTGTTGTGAGTTATTTACTTTGGAACGCACCGAGTTGGGTTTCTGTTATGTTTTCAATTCGGTCATTAGTCCAAAATCTAAGGAGAAGGCG AAAACGAATCCATTTTATCCTTATCACAATTCCTATTCTGGAGAAGGAACCGGTTTAGATATGGAAGTACTACTGGATGGAGCGAAAACTAAGCCCAGATCTCGTACGATTAATGGGATTTAT gttATGATTAAACATCCTGAACAATGGCATTCAGATGTGAAATTCATAAACTACAATACATTCACCAAATTGGGCTTAACTTCTCAATTAACGGAACTCGATAATCGTGTCCGACAAATAACACCTGTTGAAAGAGGATGTTTATTTGAT GATGAAGATAcacattatttatacaaaaaaatacccGGTCTAGTGTATTGGCGTGGCAATTGTCACAGCAGATGTCACCAGGAGTATGTGCTTAAATACTGTAAATGTAATTTGAATATACTTTTTCCTGATGACAAATCGg ATAACTTCACCAGTTGTAAGCCATCGGATTTTAAATGTATCTATGAACATGCAA ataTATTTAGTAGAGAAACTcatatatttgaaaacaaatacattGATGATGTGGATAATGAAAGTATGAAATGTAACTGTTTGAAAAGTTGTACTCAATTGTTGTATCATGCTTTTTACAGCAGTTTTCCTCTAGAGGG AGTTGATGCATCAGATCCCATTAAAGTGGTTCATTTGGATATACATTTTCAAGCGGCATACCTTTTAAAGTATCGCACTGCCATGCGTTATACATTTGTTGAATTGTTAG cTAATTTCGGTGGCATAATTGGTTTGTTTTTGGGTGCTTCACTTTTGAGTGCCATTGAGTTGGTTTACCATTTTACTTTGGGTTTGTATATTCGACACCACAAAAAATTCAAgccaaaattaagcaaaaaacctTCAAATTCTCATAAACGTCCTGTAAAACCTAAAATGGTCAAAATTTCCACTATAGAACCAAGCGGTTTctataaatactaa